The Lysobacter enzymogenes genome window below encodes:
- a CDS encoding short-chain fatty acid transporter, translated as MTSAAPAADGPLARFALRSAAWAERWFPDAYVFAALGVVVVALAALAFGASPGATAAAFGDGYWSLIPFTMQMAFVVIGGYVVATAPTVARLIDALARFPRSGRGAICYVALVSMLTSLLSWGFSLVFGGLLVRALARREDLDMDYRAAGAAAYLGLGAVWAMGLSSSAAQLQANPASMPPGLLAITGVIPFSETIFLWQSIALTAALIAVSLLVCFVTAPRGASVKRAREFEGADRLAADEKHAAALPPRTRPGEWLEYSPLITVLLAAMSVGWLAYEFSNKPLVSAIANLNTYNFLFLTAGLLLHWRPRSFLNAVARAVPSTGGVLIQFPLYGGIASLLTAAKGADGQTLAHHLSSVFVRIASTETFTLVMGVYSAVLGFFVPSGGGKWIIEAPYVMQAANDLRVHLGWAVQVYNAAEALPNLINPFWMLPLLGVLGLKARDIVGFTFLQLLAHIPLALGLLWLLGLTLNYHPPVMP; from the coding sequence ATGACTTCAGCCGCTCCCGCCGCCGACGGCCCGCTCGCCCGTTTCGCCCTGCGCAGCGCCGCCTGGGCCGAACGCTGGTTCCCCGACGCGTACGTGTTCGCCGCGCTCGGCGTGGTCGTGGTCGCGCTCGCCGCGCTGGCGTTCGGCGCGAGCCCCGGCGCCACCGCGGCCGCGTTCGGCGACGGTTACTGGAGCCTGATCCCGTTCACCATGCAAATGGCGTTCGTGGTCATCGGCGGCTACGTCGTCGCCACCGCGCCGACGGTGGCGCGGCTGATCGATGCGCTGGCGCGGTTTCCGCGCAGCGGCCGCGGCGCGATCTGCTACGTCGCCTTGGTCAGCATGCTGACCTCGCTGCTGAGCTGGGGCTTCTCGCTGGTGTTCGGCGGCCTGCTGGTGCGCGCGCTGGCGCGGCGCGAGGACCTGGACATGGACTACCGCGCCGCCGGCGCGGCCGCCTACCTCGGCCTCGGCGCGGTCTGGGCGATGGGGCTGAGCTCGTCGGCCGCGCAGTTGCAGGCCAACCCGGCCAGCATGCCGCCGGGATTGCTGGCGATCACCGGCGTGATTCCTTTCAGCGAAACCATTTTCCTGTGGCAGTCGATCGCGCTGACCGCGGCGCTGATCGCGGTGTCGCTGCTGGTGTGCTTCGTCACCGCGCCGCGCGGCGCTTCGGTCAAGCGCGCGCGCGAGTTCGAAGGCGCCGACCGCCTCGCCGCCGACGAGAAGCACGCCGCGGCGCTGCCGCCGCGCACGCGCCCGGGCGAATGGCTCGAATACAGCCCGCTGATCACGGTGCTGCTGGCGGCGATGAGCGTGGGCTGGCTGGCCTACGAATTTTCCAACAAGCCGCTGGTCAGCGCGATCGCCAACCTCAACACCTACAACTTCCTGTTCCTCACCGCCGGCCTGCTGCTGCACTGGCGCCCGCGCAGCTTCCTCAACGCGGTCGCGCGCGCGGTGCCCAGCACCGGCGGCGTGCTGATCCAGTTTCCGCTCTACGGCGGCATCGCCAGCCTGCTGACCGCGGCCAAGGGCGCCGACGGCCAGACCCTCGCGCACCATCTGTCGAGCGTGTTCGTGCGCATCGCCAGCACCGAGACCTTCACCTTGGTGATGGGCGTGTACTCGGCGGTGCTCGGCTTCTTCGTGCCGTCCGGCGGCGGCAAGTGGATCATCGAAGCGCCGTACGTGATGCAGGCCGCCAACGACCTGCGCGTGCACCTGGGCTGGGCGGTGCAGGTGTACAACGCCGCCGAAGCCTTGCCGAACCTCATCAACCCGTTCTGGATGCTGCCGCTGCTGGGTGTGCTGGGACTGAAGGCGCGCGACATCGTCGGCTTCACCTTCCTGCAATTGCTGGCGCATATCCCGCTGGCGCTGGGCTTGCTGTGGCTGCTCGGCCTGACCCTGAACTATCACCCGCCGGTAATGCCCTAA
- a CDS encoding M64 family metallopeptidase yields MRLSTLLCAGALSLAATCVHAAVPAHYVVFEMDAQGRAEPVFYTQVELGDPQRDLRGRQPVERGVERVEYRISRNGAKSAQAYEAQVPQFLRAEFAADPEHGDGRIELHRPVRDPHRAFVVRVPLDAADTIELAGGAAKAAQRIDLRELAIRAAQLPLAAAARRALPLAAPLPGEAAASAAKAANSGNRLDILVLGDGYTSAEQTTFANHAAALKTALFNVSPYKDYQNFVNWQTGFVASSQSGADHPPYQAGCTGTSCCADTAARSDPRAGIFVNTALDATFCTSQIHRLLTTRSSKVMAAAAGFPDWDKILVTVNDPVYGGAGGSFATISAHSSAALIAIHEFGHSFHGLADEYDTPYPGFPACSDISGSARCEPNVTNQTNASLVKWRSWFTPGLPIPTPAGTSGTGLFQGARYLSSGMYRPVDNTCLMRALGTSFCPVCRQEYVLKLYRGGFGSPAAGIDLIEPGTEAPSPAAAVNYARGSTQRFSAAILRPSIGTVALQWYLDGVAVSGATAASYDFRQDAATPATRTLELRATDQTVFVKAAMAGNLLQHSRTWTIRVNAAKASSASANASADVARIAAAP; encoded by the coding sequence ATGAGACTGTCCACGTTGCTGTGCGCCGGCGCGCTGTCGCTGGCGGCCACTTGCGTCCACGCCGCCGTGCCCGCGCATTACGTCGTGTTCGAAATGGACGCGCAAGGGCGCGCCGAGCCGGTGTTCTACACCCAGGTCGAGCTCGGCGACCCGCAGCGCGACCTGCGCGGCCGGCAGCCGGTCGAGCGCGGCGTCGAACGGGTCGAGTACCGCATCTCGCGCAACGGCGCCAAGAGCGCGCAGGCGTACGAGGCGCAGGTGCCGCAGTTCCTGCGCGCGGAGTTCGCCGCCGATCCCGAGCACGGCGACGGCCGCATCGAGCTGCACCGGCCGGTGCGCGATCCGCATCGCGCCTTCGTGGTGCGGGTGCCGCTGGACGCGGCCGATACGATCGAGCTCGCCGGCGGCGCGGCCAAGGCGGCGCAGCGCATCGACCTGCGCGAGCTGGCGATCCGCGCCGCGCAACTGCCGCTGGCCGCCGCCGCGCGCCGCGCGCTGCCGCTGGCCGCGCCGCTGCCGGGCGAGGCCGCCGCCAGCGCCGCCAAGGCCGCCAACTCCGGCAACCGGCTCGACATCCTGGTGCTCGGCGACGGCTACACCAGCGCCGAACAGACCACCTTCGCCAATCATGCCGCGGCGCTGAAGACCGCACTGTTCAACGTCAGCCCGTACAAGGACTACCAGAACTTCGTGAACTGGCAGACCGGTTTCGTCGCCTCCAGCCAGTCCGGCGCCGACCATCCGCCGTACCAGGCCGGCTGCACCGGCACCAGTTGCTGCGCCGACACCGCCGCGCGCAGCGATCCGCGCGCCGGCATCTTCGTCAACACCGCGCTCGATGCGACCTTCTGCACCAGCCAGATCCATCGCCTGCTGACCACGCGCTCGTCCAAGGTCATGGCCGCGGCCGCCGGCTTCCCGGACTGGGACAAGATCCTGGTGACGGTCAACGACCCGGTCTACGGCGGCGCCGGCGGTTCGTTCGCGACGATCTCGGCGCACAGCAGCGCGGCGTTGATCGCGATCCACGAGTTCGGCCACAGCTTCCACGGCCTGGCCGACGAGTACGACACGCCGTACCCCGGCTTCCCGGCCTGCAGCGACATCAGCGGCAGCGCGCGCTGCGAACCCAACGTGACCAATCAGACCAATGCCAGCCTGGTGAAGTGGCGCAGCTGGTTCACCCCGGGCCTGCCGATCCCGACGCCGGCCGGCACCAGCGGCACCGGCCTGTTCCAGGGCGCGCGCTACCTCAGCAGCGGCATGTACCGGCCGGTCGACAACACCTGCCTGATGCGCGCGCTGGGCACCTCGTTCTGCCCGGTGTGCCGGCAGGAGTATGTGCTCAAGCTCTACCGCGGCGGCTTCGGCTCGCCCGCGGCCGGCATCGACCTGATCGAGCCCGGCACCGAGGCGCCGTCGCCGGCGGCGGCGGTGAACTACGCGCGCGGCAGCACCCAGCGCTTCTCGGCGGCGATCCTGCGCCCGAGCATCGGCACGGTCGCGCTGCAGTGGTACCTCGACGGCGTGGCGGTGTCCGGCGCGACCGCGGCCAGCTACGACTTCCGCCAGGACGCCGCGACGCCGGCCACGCGCACGCTGGAATTGCGCGCGACCGATCAGACCGTATTCGTCAAAGCGGCGATGGCCGGGAACCTGTTGCAGCATTCGCGCACCTGGACGATTCGTGTGAACGCTGCGAAGGCGTCGTCGGCATCGGCGAACGCTTCGGCGGATGTCGCTAGGATTGCGGCCGCGCCTTGA
- a CDS encoding ComF family protein, producing the protein MNEVRAASLYRAPLDRLLPRFKFHRDLAAGRVLATTMAAAFAPLAERMRSRNAAAAAPTFASALHAAHFAGAASVGAISREGIRAPNRSAHPARSDDAPAAILIPVPLHRSRLRQRGYDQALELARPLSRRLGLSVCASGLHRTRDTPPQSRLDAAQRRRNLAEAFVWIADTPPPAHAILIDDVMTTGATLHAAAQALRRAGAQRVDAWVCARTL; encoded by the coding sequence TTGAACGAAGTGCGCGCGGCCAGCCTTTACCGCGCTCCGCTCGATCGCCTGCTGCCGCGCTTCAAGTTCCATCGCGACCTCGCCGCCGGTCGCGTGCTGGCGACGACGATGGCGGCCGCGTTCGCACCATTGGCCGAGCGCATGCGATCCCGGAACGCCGCCGCGGCCGCACCGACATTCGCCTCGGCCCTGCATGCTGCGCACTTCGCAGGTGCCGCAAGCGTAGGAGCGATCAGCCGCGAGGGCATACGCGCGCCGAATCGCTCTGCGCATCCTGCCCGTTCCGACGACGCACCGGCTGCAATCCTGATCCCCGTTCCGCTGCACCGCAGCCGCCTGCGCCAGCGCGGCTACGACCAAGCCCTCGAACTCGCGCGCCCGCTGTCGCGTCGCCTCGGTCTGAGCGTGTGCGCCAGCGGCTTGCACCGCACCCGCGACACTCCGCCGCAATCGCGTCTCGACGCCGCCCAGCGCCGGCGCAACCTGGCCGAGGCGTTCGTCTGGATCGCCGATACGCCGCCGCCGGCGCACGCGATCCTGATCGACGATGTCATGACCACCGGCGCGACCCTGCATGCGGCCGCGCAGGCGTTGCGGCGCGCGGGGGCGCAGCGGGTCGATGCCTGGGTGTGTGCGCGGACGCTGTAG
- the bioB gene encoding biotin synthase BioB, which translates to MPNTSPESTLRYDWSRAEVRALFDLPFPELLHRAAGVHRENFDPTEVQVSTLLSVKTGGCPEDCAYCPQAQRYHTGVDATKLMSTEAVLEKARQAKAAGASRFCMGAAWRSPKDRDIPKVAAMIREVKSLGLETCATLGMLSEDQALKLKAAGLDYYNHNLDTAPEFYNEIIRTREFQDRLDTLEHVRDAGMKTCCGGIVGMGESREQRAGLLQTLANLPAHPDSVPINRLVQVEGTPLAGTTELDPFEFVRTIAVARLMMPKSMVRLSAGRESMSDELQALCFLAGANSIFYGEKLLTTGNPDTERDLALFARLGLRPMQIVETAGTVHASIEQHEAHPAHTCAA; encoded by the coding sequence GTGCCCAACACGTCCCCCGAATCCACTCTCCGATACGACTGGTCCCGCGCCGAGGTCCGCGCGCTGTTCGACCTGCCGTTCCCCGAGCTGCTGCACCGCGCCGCCGGCGTGCACCGCGAGAATTTCGATCCGACCGAGGTCCAGGTCAGCACCCTACTGTCGGTCAAGACCGGCGGCTGCCCGGAAGACTGCGCCTACTGCCCGCAGGCCCAGCGCTACCACACCGGCGTCGACGCGACCAAGCTGATGAGCACCGAGGCGGTGCTGGAAAAGGCCCGCCAGGCCAAGGCCGCCGGCGCCTCGCGCTTCTGCATGGGCGCGGCCTGGCGCTCGCCGAAGGACCGCGACATCCCGAAGGTCGCGGCGATGATCCGCGAGGTGAAGTCGCTGGGCCTGGAAACCTGCGCGACCCTGGGCATGCTGTCCGAAGATCAGGCGCTCAAGCTCAAGGCCGCCGGCCTGGACTACTACAACCACAACCTCGACACCGCGCCGGAGTTCTACAACGAGATCATCCGCACCCGCGAGTTCCAGGACCGCCTGGACACGCTCGAACACGTGCGCGACGCCGGCATGAAGACCTGCTGCGGCGGCATCGTCGGCATGGGCGAGTCGCGCGAGCAGCGCGCCGGCCTGTTGCAGACCCTGGCCAACCTGCCGGCGCATCCGGATTCGGTGCCGATCAACCGTCTGGTCCAGGTCGAGGGCACGCCGTTGGCCGGAACCACCGAGCTCGATCCGTTCGAATTCGTGCGCACCATCGCGGTTGCGCGCTTGATGATGCCGAAGTCGATGGTCCGTCTCTCCGCCGGTCGAGAATCGATGAGCGACGAGTTGCAGGCGCTGTGCTTCCTGGCCGGCGCCAACTCGATCTTCTACGGCGAGAAGCTGCTGACCACCGGCAACCCGGACACCGAGCGCGATCTGGCGCTGTTCGCGCGGCTGGGCCTGCGGCCGATGCAGATCGTGGAGACCGCGGGCACCGTCCATGCGAGTATTGAGCAGCACGAAGCACATCCCGCCCACACCTGCGCCGCCTGA